In Brachypodium distachyon strain Bd21 chromosome 2, Brachypodium_distachyon_v3.0, whole genome shotgun sequence, one genomic interval encodes:
- the LOC100833256 gene encoding bark storage protein A, with amino-acid sequence MAGVRQQLIIAGVVAVAVALMATAAEGFISKKTWAAVRRANRDGPFVGLVVPNTYEMVPVLNSPSFKASKGVPNIDVQGRRFRFGTIGGQNVVMVMTGLSMLNAGLTTQLLLSLFRVKGIVHWGIAGNANEDLQIGDVTIPEYWAHLSLWNWQRAGLGKDNELPLESAGDYTRDLGFLNFSDYTVGQAATNPELSANKLNSIWYQPEEIFPASGEPEERRHAFWVPASAPYYALAAKLEGMKLPQCVKNNNGTTDKCLPRAPRVARVARGCSANVFLDNAAYRQFIRAKFGCTPVEMESAAVALVAYQQGVPFLTIRSLSDLAGGGSALGNEAGEFIGIAAQNAVDVMLRFVPLLGEEESGGVAEDV; translated from the exons ATGGCTGGTGTTAGGCAGCAACTCATCATCGCCGGcgtcgtggccgtggccgtggcgctgatggcgacggcggcggaggggttCATCTCGAAGAAGACTTGGGCCGCCGTTCGCCGGGCCAACCGCGACGGGCCGTTCGTCGGGCTCGTCGTCCCCAACACCTACGAGATGGTCCCCGTGCTCAACTCGCCAAGCTTCAAAGCCAGCAAGGGCGTACCTAACATCGACGTCCAAG GGCGGAGGTTTCGCTTCGGAACGATCGGCGGCCAAAACGTTGTCATGGTCATGACAGGGCTGAGCATG CTGAACGCGGGGCTGACgacgcagctgctgctgagccTGTTCCGGGTGAAAGGCATCGTGCACTGGGGCATCGCGGGCAACGCCAACGAGGATCTCCAGATCGGCGACGTGACCATCCCGGAGTACTGGGCGCACCTCTCCCTCTGGAACTGGCAGCGCGCCGGCCTTGGCAAGGACAACGAGCTCCCCCTCGAGTCCGCCGGCGACTACACCCGTGACCTCGGCTTCCTCAACTTCTCCGACTACACCGTCGGCCAAGCAGCCACAAACCCGGAGCTCTCCGCCAACAAGCTCAACAGCATCTGGTACCAGCCGGAGGAGATCTTCCCGGCGTCCGGCGAACCAGAAGAACGGCGGCACGCGTTCTGGGTCCCCGCCAGCGCCCCGTACTACGCGCTGGCCGCGAAGCTGGAAGGGATGAAGCTGCCCCAGTGCGTGAAGAACAACAACGGGACGACGGACAAGTGCCTGCCGCGGGCGCCGCGGGTGGCGCGCGTGGCCAGGGGCTGCAGCGCCAACGTGTTCCTGGACAACGCCGCGTACCGGCAGTTCATCCGGGCCAAGTTCGGGTGCACCCCCGTGGAGATGGAGAGCGCCGCCGTGGCGCTCGTCGCGTACCAGCAAGGGGTGCCGTTCCTGACGATCCGGTCGCTGTCTGATCTCGCCGGCGGGGGGTCTGCGCTGGGGAACGAGGCTGGCGAGTTCATCGGTATCGCTGCGCAGAATGCCGTGGATGTCATGCTCAGGTTCGTGCCGCTGCTCGGCGAGGAGGAGTCCGGCGGCGTGGCAGAGGACGTGTGA
- the LOC100836629 gene encoding putative E3 ubiquitin-protein ligase LIN produces MSSASGSPSPSSLRAAERLLQSLPAATPLSCLLLALASGARRAGGRASAASAASAVLDLFVLDPALARHELAPAAFEALFAPRLLPVMRHFATRRASAAVASAAAQDEGENGSDETVALSAMRVLSLMSGAQAQEMRGLEREYEMVLDANCRAYALYLKKILEAGDVARSSSPPSPPELVFTVGHGGDQSAGYEDASADSDDDGAVQSGVRNNPMWAEAEGDLYPRQGSGRLQGRRELMRPPSLYPQRVAPHLIVLQQQQQKQTPRVGRGSPASRLRAELSPATPSSDDSTEDSSSELLYAGKQVEKHPASPLSKPRRAPPRGDEYGAGGRARLSPESSSSPMGGGDADQARQHHQQQAASTPKDFVCPITSQVFDDPVTLETGQTYERRAIQEWLDRGNATCPITRQRLLGGALPKTNYVLKRLIAGWRDQITSSSPPQPATPRPSRPVTRMESAQGPAQDHPAPASPVKINSPSPDATGSQASAPSPTSVIVQASVESAVGELRAAVSCLCTSEDLAESEKSVLKIDRLWRRESAMGAGAAEQKQHAFFSVLAKPAVINGFVEILFNSVSAQVLQVAVFLLAELASRDDGVVQTLTRVDADVDCLVALFKKGLLEAVVLIYLLSPSVEQLVEMDMADALVSAVRRGDEDPLDMCVKPKAASVILLSQILSEEAAGDRDSSQPVPRSALVSERFVRSTVMVLEAEQVEVRVAAMRILLRCVAEDGHCRGSIVEKLSLGAVLDAFHVVGDADKFDIVRFLSELVKLKRRSAAERVLRAIKEGGSFSMMHTLLVYLQSTTPEQSPVVAGLLLQLDLLVEPRKISMYREEAVDSLVQCLRNSDFPRSQLLAAETIMNLPGKFSSSGRPLARSSLLKLARVKERYRQPQSQSQSQELSVVRGTDGVGVGGEDEVVVAGEDKGASEWERKTAYALVGHEFGLVFEALSECLESKSAELFGASLVCAAWLAHMLPVLPDTGVVGAARACLLRQLVIVLRSAKHGSDRALAMVALRSFMNDRDGMQDIATYIKDVLKTLRELKKSSGLAFDMLKLLSDGQESSIDMWNHKELNHADCSSNGEVTSIVYFKSYIFSGHSDGTLKVWEGSENILRLVHESQEHTKAISSLSLLHSEEKLYSGSLDRTIRVWQFRDGLRCVEVHDTRDPVQGLAVAGAMACFVPQGGGVKALSWSGGSKVLNPSKSVRSMALVHGKLFCGCSDGSIQEIDLASGTLGVIQTGNKRILGKANPVYSMQVHDGLLYAGSTPLDGASVKIWNSSNYSLVGSIPSPAEARSLVVSADLVYLGSRNGAVEIWSREKLIKIGTLQAGGTGCRVQCMAVDADGDVLVVGTSDGRIQAWGLT; encoded by the exons ATGTCGTCCGCCTCCGGCTCGCCGTCCCCGTCCTcgctccgcgccgccgagcgTCTCCTGCAGTCCCTGCCCGCGGCAACGCCGCTCtcctgcctcctcctcgcgctcgcgtCCGGCGCGCGCCGAGCCGGAGGACGCGCCTCGGCGGCATCGGCAGCATCTGCCGTTCTCGACCTCTTCGTCCTGGACCCGGCCCTGGCGCGCCACGAGCTCGCGCCGGCCGCCTTCGAGGCGCTCTTCGCGCCGCGGCTGCTCCCCGTCATGCGCCACTTCGCCACGCGCCGCGCGTCCGCCGCCGTGGCTTCCGCCGCGGCGCAGGACGAAGGCGAGAACGGGTCGGACGAGACGGTTGCGTTGTCGGCCATGCGGGTGCTGTCGCTGATGAGCGGCGCCCAGGCGCAGGAGATGCGGGGCCTGGAGCGCGAGTACGAGATGGTGCTCGACGCCAACTGCAGGGCCTACGCGCTCTACCTCAAGAAGATTCTCGAAGCCGGCGACGTTGCcaggtcgtcgtcgccgccgtctcctccagaGCTCGTGTTCACCGTCGGGCACGGCGGCGACCAGAGCGCCGGCTACGAGGACGCCTCGGcggacagcgacgacgacggggcAGTCCAGAGCGGCGTACGGAACAAT ccGATgtgggcggaggcggagggcgACCTGTACCCGCGGCAAGGCAGCGGCAGGCTGCAGGGGCGGAGGGAGCTGATGAGGCCGCCGAGCCTGTACCCGCAGCGCGTGGCGCCGCACCTCATCGTgctgcaacagcagcagcagaagcaaacGCCGCGGGTCGGCAGAGGGAGCCCGGCGTCCAGACTCCGGGCGGAGCTCTCGCCGGCAACGCCTTCCTCCGACGACAGCACGGAGGATTCTTCCTCCGAGCTGCTCTACGCCGGCAAACAGGTG GAAAAGCACCCGGCGTCGCCACTGTCCAAGCCACGCAGAGCGCCGCCACGCGGCGACGAgtacggcgccggcggccgggccCGCCTCTCTCCGGAGTCCTCGAG CTCCCCGATGGGTGGCGGCGACGCCGACCAGGCGCGGCAGCATCATCAGCAGCAGGCGGCATCGACGCCCAAGGACTTCGTGTGCCCGATCACGAGCCAGGTGTTCGACGACCCCGTGACGCTCGAGACCGGGCAGACCTACGAGCGGCGCGCCATCCAGGAGTGGCTGGACCGCGGCAACGCCACCTGCCCCATCACCCGCCAgcgcctcctcggcggcgccctccccaAGACCAACTACGTCCTCAAGCGCCTCATCGCCGGCTGGCGCGACCAgatcaccagcagcagcccgccGCAGCCCGCCACGCCGCGGCCCAGCAGGCCCGTGACGAGGATGGAATCCGCCCAGGGCCCGGCCCAGGACCACCCGGCCCCGGCGTCCCCCGTCAAGATCAACTCGCCGTCCCCGGACGCCACGGGCAGCCAGGCGAGCGCGCCTTCGCCGACCAGCGTGATCGTGCAGGCGTCCGTGGAGAGCGCCGTGGGCGagctccgcgccgccgtgtCCTGCCTCTGCACGTCCGAGGACCTGGCGGAGTCGGAGAAGTCGGTGCTCAAGATCGACCGGCTCTGGCGCCGCGAGTCCGCCatgggcgccggcgcggccgagCAGAAGCAGCACGCCTTCTTCTCCGTGCTGGCGAAGCCCGCGGTGATCAACGGCTTCGTGGAGATCCTCTTCAACTCCGTGAGCGCGCAGGTGCTGCAGGTGGCCGTGTTCCTGCTGGCCGAGCTGGCGTCccgcgacgacggcgtcgTGCAGACGCTCACCAGGGTGGACGCCGACGTGGACTGCCTCGTGGCGCTCTTCAAGAAGGGGCTCCTCGAGGCCGTCGTGCTCATCTacctcctctccccctccgTGGAGCAGCTCGTCGAGATGGACATGGCGGACGCGCTCGTGTCCGCGGTCCGGCGAGGCGACGAGGACCCGCTGGACATGTGCGTCAAGCCCAAGGCCGCGTCCGTCATCCTCCTCAGCCAGATCCTGTCGGAAGAGGCCGCTGGCGACAGGGACAGCTCGCAGCCCGTGCCGAGGTCTGCGCTGGTGTCCGAGAGGTTCGTGAGGAGCACGGTCATGGTGTTGGAGGCCGAGCAGGTCGAGGTCAGGGTGGCCGCCATGAGGATCCTGCTCCGGTGCGTCGCGGAGGACGGACACTGCCGGGGCAGCATCGTCGAGAAGCTGTCGCTGGGCGCCGTCCTCGACGCCTTCCACGTCGTCGGCGACGCCGACAAGTTCGACATCGTGCGGTTCCTCTCTGAACTTGTCAAGCTCAAAAG GCGATCGGCGGCGGAGCGTGTTCTTCGGGCGATCAAAGAGGGGGGATCCTTCAGCATGATGCACACGCTCCTCGTGTATCTGCAGTCCACGACGCCGGAGCAGAGCCCCGTCGTCGCAGGGCTTCTTCTCCAGCTCGATCTCTTGGTGGAGCCGAGGAAGATCAGCATGTaccgggaggaggcggtggacaGCCTCGTCCAGTGCCTCAGGAACTCGGATTTCCCGAGAAGCCAGCTCCTGGCCGCCGAGACCATCATGAACCTCCCGGGAAAATTCTCATCATCCGGCCGTCCCCTCGCCCGTTCTTCCCTGCTGAAGCTCGCCAGGGTGAAGGAGAGATACCGCCAGCCGCAATCGCAGTCCCAGTCGCAGGAGCTGAGCGTCGTTCGCGGCAccgacggcgtcggcgtcggcggagaggacgaggtggtggtggcaggGGAAGACAAGGGCGCGTCGGAGTGGGAGCGGAAGACGGCGTACGCGCTGGTGGGGCACGAGTTCGGGCTGGTGTTCGAGGCCCTGTCCGAGTGCCTGGAGAGCAAGAGCGCCGAGCTGTTCGGGGCCAGCCTCGTGTGCGCCGCCTGGCTCGCCCACATGCTCCCCGTCCTCCCCGATAccggcgtcgtcggcgccgcgcGGGCGTGTCTGCTCCGGCAGCTCGTCATCGTCCTCAGGTCCGCCAAGCACGGCAGCGACAGGGCCCTCGCCATGGTCGCGCTCAGGAGCTTCATGAACGACCGCG ATGGAATGCAAGACATCGCGACGTACATCAAGGACGTGCTCAAGACGCTGAGAGAGCTGAAGAAATCGTCCGGGCTCGCCTTCGACATGCTGAAGCTGCTGTCAGACGGCCAGGAATCTAGCATT GACATGTGGAACCATAAGGAGCTTAACCACGCCGACTGCAGCTCGAACGGCGAGGTCACGTCGATCGTCTACTTCAAGAGCTACATCTTCTCCGGCCACTCCGATGGAACACTAAAG GTGTGGGAGGGAAGTGAGAACATCCTCCGTCTCGTCCACGAATCCCAGGAGCACACCAAGGCGATCAGCAGCCTGTCGCTGCTACATTCGGAGGAGAAGCTCTATAGCGGATCACTCGACAGAACCATAAGG GTGTGGCAGTTCCGGGACGGGCTGCGGTGCGTGGAGGTGCACGACACGAGGGACCCGGTGCAGGGCCTGGCCGTGGCCGGAGCCATGGCGTGCTTCGTGCcgcagggcggcggcgtgaaGGCGCTGAGCTGGAGCGGCGGCTCCAAGGTCCTGAACCCGAGCAAGTCCGTGCGGTCCATGGCGCTGGTGCACGGCAAGCTCTTCTGCGGCTGCAGCGACGGCAGCATCCAGGAGATCGACCTGGCCAGCGGCACCCTGGGCGTCATCCAGACCGGGAACAAGAGGATCCTCGGCAAGGCCAACCCGGTCTACTCCATGCAGGTCCACGACGGCCTCCTCTACGCCGGCAGCACCCCCCTCGACGGCGCCTCCGTCAAg ATATGGAACAGCTCGAACTACAGCCTGGTCGGCTCGATACCgtcgccggcggaggcgcggtCGCTGGTGGTGAGCGCGGACCTGGTGTACCTGGGCTCGAGGAACGGCGCCGTGGAGATCTGGTCGAGGGAGAAGCTCATCAAGATCGGCACCCTCCAGGCCGGCGGCACCGGCTGCCGGGTGCAGTGCATGGCGGTGGACGCCGACGGCgacgtcctcgtcgtcggaaCGTCTGACGGCAGAATTCAG GCCTGGGGATTGACTTGA
- the LOC100828378 gene encoding acyl-coenzyme A thioesterase 13, translating to MGTPAPPPAWMAAAARKWLEDAGALGEDVAGAADGRRAFNALPLSGVRVALAERGRVLCSLRVPGHLTDAEGNWHAGAIAAVMDDVCAAAIMSVEGIIKVSVHYDISYFSPAKHKEEVEMDGRVVDHKGRMTAVTTEVRKKETGELVAIGRQWMTTSRPKGSQGSKL from the exons ATGGGCACCCCAGCGCCGCCCCCGGCGTGgatggccgccgctgcccgcaaGTGGCTGGAGGACGCCGGCGCCCTCGGGGAggacgtcgccggcgccgccgacggccgcaGGGCCTTCAACGCGCTGCCGCTGTCCGGTGTGCGCGTAGCCCTCGCCGAGCGCGGCCGCGTCCTCTGCTCGCTCCGCGTGCCCGGACACCTCACA GACGCGGAGGGGAACTGGCACGCGGGGGCGATCGCGGCGGTGATGGACGACGTCTGCGCGGCGGCGATCATGTCGGTGGAGGGCATCATCAAGGTCTCCGTCCACTACGACATCTCCTACTTCTCGCCCGCCAAGCACAAA gaggaagtggagatggaCGGGAGGGTGGTCGATCATAAAGGGAGGATGACGGCGGTGACCACGGAGGTCCGGAAGAAGGAgaccggtgagctggtggcgatCGGCCGGCAGTGGATGACCACCTCAAGACCAAAGGGGTCCCAAGGGAGCAAACTATGA